The genomic segment TGGGGGACGCCTCGGGGGTGGACGTGGGCGCCGTGATCCGGCAGGACCCGGCGGCGGGGACCAACCTGCCGGTGGGCCGCCTCGTTACCCTGACCGTGAACAACCCGCCCTCGGTGCCGGTGCCCCGGCTGGAGGACCTCAGCCTCGCGCAGGCCCGCGCCGCCCTGCGCGACGGGGCGCTGGTGCCCGGCAAGATCATCCGCGCGGACGGCACCCTCACCAAGACCTCGGAAGGCCGCGTGATCGCGCAGGTCCCGGAGGCAGGCGCGACCATCGAGCGCGGCCAGCCCGTTTCGCTGATCGTCTCGACCGGGGTGCGCGGCAAGGAAACCTACCTGCCGAACCTGACCGGCCTGGAGTACGAGGACGCCCGCGAGACCATCCGGCTGGCCGGGCTGGTGGTCACGCGGGTGGTGCAACAGCCCAGCGACGCCGCCGAAAACACCATCCTCGACCAGACGCCCGCCCCCTACGTGCGGGTGGCGGTGGGCAGCCCAGTCACCCTGACGGTCGCCACCGCCCGCTACAGCCCCCCCGCCGAGCCTGCGGGCAGCCTGCCCTTGCCGCCGCCTCCGGTGGTCCCCGAGCCGGAGGAGGAGGAGCCGCAAGACCCGTCCGGCGAGGGCACAGCCCCTGCCGAGCCGCCGACCGAGACAGCCCCTACCCCGGAGGCCCCCGCCGAGACGCCCACCCCGGTCACGCCCCCCGAGAGCGTGCCCCAGGAGACGGCCCCCACCGAGCCCGAGGCCGCCGAGCCGGAAGCGGTGCCCGACGCCACCCGCACGGTCAACTTCCGTTACGAGTTCCCCGCCGACCTGCCCGCCGGGACCTACACCATCTCGGTGCGTGACGCCGACGGCGAGCGCCAGGTGGACGGCCCCTACAGCGGCGCCGATCTCGCGGGCGCGGTGGCCGAGAGCGACCCCTCGGACCCCCTCACCGTGCGCGGCGACGCGGTGATCGTGATTCGCCGCGACGGCGAGGAATACGCGAGCATCACCCCGTAAAGTCGGGCGCCCAACAGGCTCCATGATCTACCTCGATTACGCCGCCACCCA from the Deinococcus sp. NW-56 genome contains:
- a CDS encoding PASTA domain-containing protein: MTVQGGVIDGKYEVVRELSREGHVTLSEVRAGEGVTRRLAWFDVTSPAARQGFHAYRAALRAVNPAGLTDVVARPGAYYAVWQPVPGTPLSEVAAQPTKQEEVVQGVQTLAAALAAHGHALPDADVVVDGKEVRVAYLRPAPEGRTPEEVQRLNAAALAALGGGRIKRKRQPGAWLTFVPGLLFLGGAVYLGAQAAQVYLNPPVREVASVTGQPGQQAARTLTDAGFRVEYTLGDASGVDVGAVIRQDPAAGTNLPVGRLVTLTVNNPPSVPVPRLEDLSLAQARAALRDGALVPGKIIRADGTLTKTSEGRVIAQVPEAGATIERGQPVSLIVSTGVRGKETYLPNLTGLEYEDARETIRLAGLVVTRVVQQPSDAAENTILDQTPAPYVRVAVGSPVTLTVATARYSPPAEPAGSLPLPPPPVVPEPEEEEPQDPSGEGTAPAEPPTETAPTPEAPAETPTPVTPPESVPQETAPTEPEAAEPEAVPDATRTVNFRYEFPADLPAGTYTISVRDADGERQVDGPYSGADLAGAVAESDPSDPLTVRGDAVIVIRRDGEEYASITP